The stretch of DNA CAGGCGGCGACGATCACCAGGACGACCACGAGGCCGCCGAACAGTCGGAGTCGGTTGGTCCAGGTCATGCGCGGGTTCCGTCCTGCATCTGCATCGCGACGCCGGCGATCGCGGCGCGCTGGGGTTCGAGGGTGTCGGGCCGGACGACGGTCGTCCGGACGGGGTTGGCCGGCGCCTGCGCGAGCAGCGCGGCCGGACGGACCGGCTCGACGCGGCCGCGCTGGCGGTCGGCGACGCGGTTCCGGGCCTGCTCGCGGAAGGCCGCGACGATGAACGCGGCGAACACCAGGGTGTTCGTGATGTTCCAGGCCGTCGCGAGGGTGAACTGGCCGTTGCCGGTGTCGCGCCAGACCGCCACGACGCTCGTCAGGGCGAGGAACACGAAGACGAGCACCTGCGGCACGATGAAGTTGAACGGCGACGGTGTGCGACCGCGGTTCGCACCGGTGACGTGCCAGGCCTGCTCCTTGCCGCACAGGACGTTCCAGAGCGCGCTCGCGTAGATCGGGAACGACACGGCGGCGAGCAGGAGCGTCTCGTAGCGGAACGAGCCGAGCGCGTAGAAGGCCAGGACGACCTGCATGAGGTAGAAGCCGAGGTAGAACAGCACCCACTCGCCGGCGCCGATCGACAGGTTCATCGGGCGCAGGTCGAAGAAGATCTCGAGCGGCGGCACCAGGAGCAGCAGGCCGGGGACGATGCCCGTCAGGTAGAAGCTCGCGGTGACGAGGTACTGCAGGCGCTGGTCCATCGTCAGGCGGTGCTTCGGGTTGAACGGGAAGTGCGTCAGCAGGATCTCGAACCCGCCGGTCGCCCAGCGCAGCTGCTGCTTGGTGAAGCCCTCGATGGTCTCCGGGGCGTCGCCGACGGCCAGGGTCATCGGGATGAACACCGACTTCCACCCGCGCTCGTGCAGCATCAGGCTGGTCCAGACGTCCTCGGACTTCGAGTCCGTGTGCATGCCGCCGATGTCGTCGATCGCGCTGCGGCGGAAGATGACGTTCGTGCCGACGCAGAACGCGGCGTTGAAGCGGTTCCGGCCGGGCTGGATGAACTTGTAGAACACCGTCTGCATGTAGCCGGCGCCACGGGACACCAGGTTGTGCAGGTTGCCGTAGGTCTGGGGCGTCTGGACGAACGCGATCGTGTCGTCCGCGAAGAACGGCACGGTCTCGAACAGGAACTCCGGCTCGGGGACGAAGTCGGCGTCGAACACGGCGTAGTAGTCGCCCTTGGCCAGGGTCAGCGCGTGGTTGATGTTGCCGGCCTTGGCGCCGTGCGACGACAGGCGGCGGACGTACCGTGCGCCGAGCTGGGCGGCGAGCGCCTGCACCTCGTCGCTCCGGCCGTCGTCGAGCACCCACGTGCGGTGCTCGCCGCGCATCGCCACCGCGGCGCGGACGGTCGCGGCGATCTTGGACAGCTCCTCGCCGTACACCGTGATGAACACGTCGACCACGACCCGGCGTCCGCGCACGTGCATCGGCCAGCGGTGCGGCTGGTCGGCGAGGCCGTCGCGCTCGATGGTGTCCCGGTCGAACAGCGTGTCCTGCGTGTGGTGGAACGCGAAGTCCCGCGGGTCCGCACCACCGGACAGGATCGTCCACATCGACAGCAGCGCCTGGCCGACGAGTACGCTCTCCGCGACGATCACCAGGCCGTACGGCAGGAAGTCGCCACGGTTCGCCGGGTCGAGGAGGAACACCGCGTAGGCCATCACGCCGAGGGTCGCGACGAGCACGATGAGCACCATGACGGGGCTGTGCGCGCGGCTCTCGGAACGGGGCCGCACGTGTGGGACCTGCTCGGTCTGCCGACGACGGCGGGCACGCTCGCGGTCCCGCGGGGTGAGCTGCTGCGGGAGCGGCTGCTCGACGAGCTGCGCCACGTCGGGTGACTGCGGTGGAGCGCTCCGGTGGTACTGCGGAGCACTGGCGTCCGGGCGCGAGCGACGGACGTCCGTGGGTGCGGACATGAGGGTCTCCTGTCGGGTCGGGAGAGACTCACGGCCCGCAGGCAGGGACGCCGACGGGTCGCGAGACGGGCGTCGGCGACTGTGGCGACATGGGTCCGGATCCTTCGGGGTCCGGCTCGGCGAGGGACCAGGGATCCTGCGCCGGGGAGGTCGCGACCGAGGGTGCGGTCGCGGTGTTCGGTGTGTCGAGAGCGGTCGTGCGGCGACGGCCCGTGCCGTCGGTCGTCTGCGACACTACGACCCGCTCTGCTCGCCCGTGTGTCCGTCCCGTGAATCCCGCAGGACCCCGCCGCTTCTTGCGGTTTCCCGCAACGCCGCGGTGCGGGTTGCGGGTCGCAGGTTCGGGTGGCGCGGTCCGCTCCCGGTTGTCCCGGTTGCGGTCCTGGTTCCGGTTCTGGCTCCGGTTCCGGTTCCGGTTCCGGTTCTGGTTCTGGTTCCGCGGGACGCAACGAAGGCGGTTGCTCGCAGCGGTACAGCGCTGCGAGCAACCGCCAGGGTTGCGTTTCGCGAGGGGGACGGGCCTCGGGCGAGCCGGGGTCAGGCGGCGGAGCGCTCGGCGACGGGGCGGCGACGGAGCTCGGGGCGCAGGAGCGCGGGCGGCTGGTACTGCTGGTCGAGCCGGGTGACGTCGGTGCCCGGCGGGACGATCGCGTCGATGCGGTCGAGCACCTCGTCGGAGAGCGCGACGTCGGCCGCGGCCAGCAGGTCGTCGAGCTGTTCCACCGACCGCGGTCCGATCAGCGCGCTGGTGACGCCCGGGTGCGCGATCGCGAACGCGAGGGCGAGGTGGGTCGTGGGGATGCCGGTCTCCTCGGCGAGGGCGACGACCTGCTCCACCGCGTCGATCCGCCGGTCGTCCTGGTCGTGCCGGAACATGCCGGCCCGCGACAGGTCGTTCTGCTGGCCGCGACGGAAGCGCCCGGTCAGCATGCCGCCCGCGAGGGGGCTCCACACGAGTGCGCCCATGCCGTACCGCTGGGCGACCGGCAGGACCTCGCGCTCGATGCCGCGGCTGAGGATCGAGTACGTCGGCTGCTCGGAGCGGAAGCGCTCGAGCCCGCGGCGCTCGGACGTCCACTGCGCCTCGACCTGCATCGAGGCCGGGAAGTCCGAGGACCCGATGGCGCGGACCTTGCCGCTCCGCACGAGGTCGGTCAGGGCGGACAGCGTCTCCTCGAGGTCCACCGTGTCGTCGGGGCGGTGTGCCTGGTACAGGTCGATGTGGTCCGTCTGCAGGCGGCGGAGCGAGTCCTCGACCGCGGTGGTGATCCACCGGCGGGAGTTCCCGCGCCGGTTGGGATCGTCGCCCATCGGGCCGTTGAACTTCGTGGCGAGGACGACGTCGTCACGCCGACCCTTGATCGCCTTGCCGACGAGCACCTCGGACCCGCCCTGCGAGTAGCGGTCCGCGGTGTCGATGATGTTGATGCCGGCGTCGAGCGCACGGTGCACGATGCGGATCGAGTCCTGCTCGTCGCCGTTGCCGATGCGGCCGTCGGTGCCGAGCATCATGGCGCCGAGCGCGAAGGGGCTGACCTGGATGCCGGTGCGGCCGAGGGTGCGGTACTGCATGGTGGTGCCTCCTGTCGGTGGCGCTCCGGTGCCGGCCGTCGTAGGCTGGGATGAAGCGGAACGCTCTTCCGGAAGCATACGGAACGGCTTTCCGTTTCCGCAAGCCCACCTCGTGATCGCCCTTGGAGGCACCGTGCGCGCCGATGCCCGCCGCAACCTCGACGCCCTCGTCGACGCCGCCCGCCAGGTCTTCGCCGAGCAGGGCGTCGACGCACCCGCCAAGGTGATCGCCGACCTCGCCGGGGTCGGCGTCGGCACGCTGTACCGGCACTTCCCGCAGCGCTCCGACCTCGTGGTCGCGGTGTTCCAGCAGGCCGTCGAGGAGTGCGCCGACGCCGCCGTGGACCTCGCCGACCACCACGCCCCGGACGAGGCCCTCGCGCTCTGGCTCCAGCGGTTCACGGGGTTCGTCGCCACGAAGCGTGGCCTGGCAGCGGCACTGCAGTCCGGCGACCCGGCGTTCGAGGGGCTGCACCCCTGGTTCATCGGTCGGCTCGGTGGGGCACTGACCGGACTGCTCGACGCCGCCTCGGCCGCCGGCACGATCCGCAGCGACCTCGACGCCACGCAGCTGCTCCGCGCGGTCGCGGACCTGTGCCACGGGGCGCCGACGACCGAGCAGAGCCAGCAGCTGGTCGGGGTGCTCGTCGACGGGCTGCGCTGGCGGGCGACCGTCTGAACCGCAGCCGCCGCAGCCGCACCCGCAGCCGCCGGAGATCCCGGGTGTGCCCGGCCCGCCCCCGCCCGCCGCTCCGGCGCTCAGCCGGGCTGGTGCAGTCGCTCGCGCGCGGTCGCCCGCACGGCCTCGGTCACACGCTCGAGCAGTGGTGACGCCAGGTTCCACCGCTGCCACCACAGCGCCACGTCGGCTCGACGGCCCGGGGTGAGCTCGACGAGCGCACCGCTTCCCAGACCCTCGAGGCACTGGGCCTCCGGCAGCATCCCCCACCCGAACCCGAGCGACACCGCACGCGCGAAGTCCGCCGAGGTCGGGACGAAGTGCCGCGGTCCGCGCGGGGCGTGCCCGAGGACCCGGCGGAGGTACCCCTGCTGCAGGTCGTCGTCGCGGTCGTAGTCGACCAGCGGGACCGCGTCCAGCCGCGTCGTCATCTGCCGCTCGGACACCGCACCGGCGAGGTACCGGTCGACGAACGCGGGTGACGCCACGGCCCGGTAGCGGTCGACGCCGAGCGGTACCGACGAACAGCCCTGCACCGGGTCGGCCTCGGCGGTCACCGCGGCCATCACCGTGCCGGCGCGGAGGAGCTCGGCGGTGCGGTCCTGGTCCTCGCGGTGCAGGTCGAACACGACCTCGGTGTCGACCCGGACGAGGGCGAGGGCGTCGAGGAACCAGGTGCCGAGCGTGTCCGCGTTGACGGCGAGCGGGATCGACGGCACAGCCGGACCGTCGGCGTCTCCGACCGCGCCGAGCGCCCGGGCGGTCTCGTCCTCGAGCAGCCGGGCCTGGCGCGCGTGCCGGAGGACGACCTCACCGTCGGCGGTGGGCACCACAGGGGTCGTGCGCTGGAGCAGTACCCGACCGAGCTGCTGCTCCATCGCCTTGATCCGCTGCGACACGGCGGACGGCGTGATCGCGAGCGCGCGGGCCGCGGCGTCGAGCGTGCCGTGGTCGACCGCGGCGAGGAGCGTCTCGAGGTGGTCTCGCTGCAGCCGGAGCATACAGCAGAGCTTACGGTGCTGCAGGAACGTGAGCTGGACTGCATCCCGGTGCGCTCGTAGCGTCGGGAGCGTGACCGCACTCCTCCCCCTGCTCGCCGGGCTCGGTACCGGCCTGGCCCTGATCGTCGCGATCGGCGTGCAGAACGCCTACCTGCTCCGGCTCGCCGTCAGCGCTCCCGTGCGGGTCGTCGCCGCGGCGGTCGCTGTCTGTGCCGTGTCGGACGCGGTGCTCATCGTCGCCGGGGTTCTCGGCGTGGGCGCCGTCGTCGAGCGCTTCCCCGTCGCGCTCGTGGTGGTGCGGTTCGTCGGCGCGGCGTTCCTCGTCGTTTACGGGGTGCTCGCGGCCAGACGGGCGTTGCGCCCCACCGGGGCGGCGATGGCCGTCGAGCAGGACGCGGCGGACGACGGTGTGGTCGTCCCGACGACGGCTGCGCGGTCGACGGTCGCACGGGCGGGAGCCGCGCACGGGACGGCCGGAGCTGCGGGGCGGGGCGCGGAGGAGCCTCCCGGCCGGGGCTCGACCCCCGCGACCCGGACCGCCGCAGCACGCGCGGTCCCGACGCTGGGTGCGGCGGTCGCGACGATGCTCGTCTTCACGTGGGCGAACCCGCACGTGTACCTCGACACGCTCGTGTTCCTCGGCTCGGTGGCGAACCAGCAGGGCGTCGACGACCGCTGGTGGTGGACCGTCGGTGCCGTCGCCGCGAGCTGCCTGTGGTTCGGCGCGCTCGGGTTCGGTGGACGGCTGCTCCGTCCACTGTTCGCGAAGCCCCTCACCTGGCGGGTCTTCGACGGGCTCGTCGCCGTCGTGATGCTGTCGTTCGGCGTCGCGCTCGCCGTCGGCGCGTAGGCACGGCGCACCGCAGCACGGCGGCGGACGCAGCACGGCGGCGGACGCAGCACGGCGGCGTCCGCTACTGCAGGCCCTTGCCCACCCGGCTGTGCCGACGGCTGTAGCCGAAGTAGATCGCGAACCCGATCGCCAGCCACGCGATGAAGCGCAGCCAGGTCTCGACCTCAAGGTTGAGCATGAGCCAGAAGCACAGCACCGCCGAGAGGATCGGCAGCACCGGCACCCACGGCACCCGGAAGGCCCGGGGCGCGTCGGGACGGGTCTTGCGCAGCACCACGATGCCGATCGACACGAGCACGAAGGCGGAGAGCGTGCCGATGTTGATCATGCCCTCGAGGCGCTCGACCGCGGTGAACCCGGCGATGAACGCCACGACGACACCGGCGACGACCTGCACCCGGACGGGCGTCTGCGTCTTCGGGTTCGTCTTCGAGAACCAGCGGGGCAGCAGACCGTCGCGGCTCATCGAGAACACGATGCGGGACAGCCCGAGGAGCAGGACCATGACGACCGTCGTCAGGCCGATCAGCGACCCGATCGCGATGATGCCGGCGGCCCACGGCAGGCCGACGATGTCGAACGCCGAGGCGAGGGACGGGGCCTCCTCGTCGGCGAGGCGCTGGTAGGACACCATGCCGGTGATGACGATGCTGACGCCGATGTAGAGCAGCGTGACGATGCCGAGGCCGATGAAGATGCCTCGGGGCAGGGTCTTCTGCGGGTTCTCGGTCTCCTCGGCGCTCGTCGCGACGACGTCGAAGCCGATGAACGCGAAGAACACCAGCGAGGCCGCGGCGAGCAGACCGAACACGCCGTACTGCGCCGGGGCCTGGCCGGTGACGAACGAGACGAGCGACTGGGTGAGGACGCCGCCCTCGGCACCCTTGGACGGCTCCGCCGGCGGGACGAACGGCGCGAAGTTCGCCGCCTTGACGAAGAACGCCCCGGCGACGATGACGAAGACGACGATCGCGACCTTGATGATCGTGATGACCGCCGAGACGCGCGACGACAGGCGCGTCCCGAAGGCGAGCAGCAGCGTGAAGACGCCGACGATCAGGACGGGCCCCCAGGTGAAGCCGATCGGGCCGAGCTGGATCGTGTCGGGCAGGTCGATGCCGAAGACCCCGAACGCGGTGCTCAGGTAGATGCCCCAGTACTTCGCGATGACGGCGCTCGCGGTCAGGGTCTCGAGGATGAGGTCCCACCCGACGATCCAGGCGAGCAGCTCGCCCATCGTCGCGTAGGTGAAGGTGTACGCGGAGCCGGCGACCGGGATGGTCGAGGCGAACTCGGCGTAGCACATGATCGCGAGGCCGCAGGTGACGGCGGCGAGCAGGAACGAGATGATGACGCTCGGTCCGGCGAAGTTCGCGGCGGCGTTCGCGCCGACCGAGAAGATGCCGGCGCCGACGGCGACCGCGATGCCCATCGCGGCGATGTCGAACGTCTTGAGCGACCGCTTGAGCGAGCGGCCCTTCTCCTCGGAGTCGGCGAGGGAGGCCTCGATCGACTTGATGCGGAGCGGTGTTGCCATGGGGAGGTTCCCGTCATCGGCTGGCGGTGGACCCCGGAAGGGTACTGGTGTACCACCCTGGCTCGCAAACGGTGCCGGCCCGGCAGCACCAGCCGTCCGGACGGGAGGCGCGGCCGGAGTCCGCCCCGCGCGTCACGGGACGACGGCGTCGCGGCGAGACGACGCCGACGCCGACGCCGCGAGACAACGCCGGATCTGGGACCGTCTCGTGGCGCGCAGGGCGCCTGGTGCTGACGCCGGCGTCTCGTGGCGCGCAGGGCGCCTGGTGCTGACGCCCGCGTCTCGTGGCGCGCAGGGCGCCTGGTGCTGACGCCGGCGTCTCGTGGCGCGCAGGGCGCCTGGTGCTGACGCCCGCGTCTCGGTGCGGGTCAGACCCCGCGGCGCCAGTCGGCCAGGAAGCGCGCGCCCGCCTCGTCGTGGATGACCCCGTCGGGAGCGGTGAGCACCGGGAACGGCGTCTCAGGGATGCCGTCCGCCGGTCGGACGTCCACGTGCGCGACGTCGTGGCCGTTCGCGTGCAGCCAGTCGGCCATCGCGTAGTCGCTCCGCGAGTCCCCGACGGTCCGCCACGTCACCGGGAGCTCCCCGTCCTGCGCGAGCAGCTCGAGGGCACGCTCGGCGCCCATGTCCTTGCCGGACCGGTCTGACTCCACGTCGGTGGAGATGATCGTCGGGTCGACCCGCCACTGCACGGCGCCGTCGGCGTCGGGTCGGACGTCGTCGAGCCGGCGGACACCGAGCCCGCGCCGCTCGAGCGCGGCCATCGCCTTCGCGTCGAACTCGGCCTGGCGGGCGAGGTAGGCGGCGTTCGGCACATCGACGCGCTGCTCGATCGACACCATGGCGTGCTTCGTCTCGTCGAAGAACACCAGGTCGGCGTACTCGTCGCGGACCAGGTCGCGCATCTCGTCGGCGAAGTCCCGCGGGAGGGCGAGGTCCTCGGCGACGACCAGGTCGCTCATCCCGCCCTCGTACTGCGGGCCGATCGAGCACCAGACCGCGCCCTTCTCGCACACCGCGTGGACCCGACCGGCCTCGGTGAGGCCGCCGGCCACGAGCGGACCGACGACCTCTTCGCGGATGAACGCGTCGCTGCGGCCCGTGTTGAAGACGATCGGGACGCCCTCGGCGGCGAGCGCGACGAGATCGGCCACGATCGAGGGGATCGCGATCGTGCGGGTCACCGGGCTGGCGATGGGCCCGTCGACGTCGAGCAGCAGGCCGAGGCGGGGAGCAGTCACGACCCCATCCTCTCGCACCCGTGCGGCCTGCCCGTCCGCGACGACCGGGACGACTGCCGTGCACCCGCCCGCGCGCAACTCCCCGGCAGCCGGAGCGGTCACTCCTCCGTCGGCATCCCGACGAACCGGTCGACCAGGTGCCGGAGCACCCTCGGCTCCGGCACGTGTCCCTGGCCGGGGACGACGAGGTGCCGCGAACCGGGGACCGCCTCGGCCAGCGCGACCGAGGCCTGCCGCATCCACTCGGGGCCGCCGTCGCCGGAGGCCACGAGCACCGGCACGCCGACCGACGCCGCGACCCGCTCGGGCACGGAGAGGCCGTTGAGCACCCGGACGTCGCGGGCGAGCACGTGTGCGTCGGCCAGGAGCGACCGCCAGAGCCCCGGCTTCAGACGGGCCGCCGTGATGTACGGGATCGGGACGCCGAGCACGCGGGACAGGAACGCCCGGACCGCCTGCGCCCGCCGTCCGGCGGCGACGTGCCCGTCGAGGAAGTCCGCGAAGAGGACGTCGTCGCCCTGCGGATCGACCGAGGCGCGGTACGGCGGCTCCCAGAGCACCGCACGCCCGAACGGCACGCCCGCGGCGAGGCCGCGCAGCACCACACCGGCGCCCACGCACCACCCCACGGCGTCGGCAGGGCCGCCGATCGACGCGGTGACCGCCGCCAGGTCCTCGACCTCGCGCTCGACCGACCACGGCGCCGTGTCCCCGCTCGCACCCCGACCCCGCCGGTCGTAGGTGACGACGCGGTAGCGGTCGCGGAGTGCCGCGACGATCCGGTCGGACGCCGGGCTGCCGTGGTGGTCCCACGCCCCACCGACCAGCACCAGGGCGGGCCCGGAACCACTCTCGGCGACCGCGAGCGCCGTTCCGTCCGCGGACACGACGGTGCGGTCGAGGTGTCCGGGGTCCCGCTGGGGCTGTCCGGGCGGAGCGTGCTGGTCGGCGGGCATGGGTCCTTCCGAGGTGTGCGACGGCGCTGCGTCGGGTCCTGCGGATGGACCGTGCGGGTCGGTACCCAGAGCATGACAGTCCGGACCGTGAGCGTCACCACCCGCAACCAGGGGGAGCGCTCCACGTTCCCTGTGCACTCTGCTCGGACGGCCCAGCTCAGCGAGCGCTTCCGGTCGACTCAGACCAGCGCGGTCACCCCGACCGACTCGCGCTCGAGCAGGGAGCGCTTCACGTCGAGCCCCCACGCGAAGCCGCCGAGCGACCCGTCGGACCGCAGCACCCGGTGGCAGGGCACGAACAGCGCCGGGGCGTTCCGGGCGCAGACGCTCGCTGCCGCACGGACGGCGTCGGGCCGCCCCATCGCTGCCGCGAGCTCGGTGTAGGTCAGGACCGTACCGGCCGGGATCGCCCGGAGCTGCCGCCACCCCTCCGCGAAGAGCTCGGTGCCGTGCTGCCGGACGGGGACCCGCATCGCCGCCTCGACCTCGCCCGCGTAGAAGGCTTCGACCGCGTCGGCCGACCGCACCCGACCGTCGGTCAGTCGGCGCGGACGGTGCCGTTCGGCCAGCCGCGCGAGCAGCCGCGCGGAGTCGTCGGTCCAGCCCGATGCGAGCACGTGGCCCTCGGCGTCCTCGAGCACCGTGAAGGGGCCGTCGGGGGTGTCGAGCGTCTGCACCGTCGCCGCCGGCAGCGTCGCCGCTGGGTCGGTCGTCGTGGGGTCGGACATCGTGGGTTCGGACATCGTGGGTTCGGACATCGTGGGGTCGGTCATCGTCTCTCCTCCTGCTGCTGGTGGGTCGCCGCTGCCGTCTCCGCCGCCACGGTCGCGCGGTCGACGATCGGACGCCAGCAGTGCATCGTCAGGTAGCTCCGCCACGGCGCCACCTGCTCCGACCGTAGGGAGAGCTCGCGGGCACCACCGGGCAGACCAAGCTCCTGTGCACCGTTCCGCACGGCGAGGTCGCTGTGCAGGAACACGTCCGGGTGGTGCCGGACCCGGAGGGCGACGTAGTCCGCCGTCCACGGGCCGATGCCCTTGACCGCCAGGAGCCCGGCACGCTGCTCCGCGAGGGACTGTCCCGCGTCGACGACGAGCGACCCGTCAGCGAGCGCCGCTGCGACACGCAGGATCGTGTCCACGCGCGCCGCCGGCCCCCGGAGGACCTCGTGCCCGTGGGTCGCGATCGTCGCCGCGGTCGGGAACAGCAGCCCGTCCTCGGCCAGTCCGGGGTCGACGGGCGCCCCCAGCGCGGCCACGAGTCGGGTCTGCGCTGTGCGGGCAGCGGCCACCGAGACCTGCTGCCCGATCAGGGTGCGGACGACGACCTCGTGCGCGTCCACGGCGCCGGGCAGGCGGATGCCGGGGACCCGCGCCACCGCGGGGGCGAGCACCGGGTCCGCCGCGAGGACCGCATCGACCGCCTCGGGGTCGGCGTCGAGGTCGAACAGGGCCCGCACCCGCGCCACGAGCGTCGGCAGGTCGGAGAGCGTGGTGAGCCGGACGCGCAGGGCGACCCCGGTGCGCCCCGCGCCCCGGCCGGCCCCGTCGGCGGCGGGGGCCGAGGCGGTGAAGCGGGCCGGGCCTCCCGGCAGGGTGACGAGGCGACCGTAGGCGGTGACGCGACCCGAGGCGTCCCGTTCGACGTGCTCGAGCCCCGGCAGGGCGTGGAGCGCGTGCCAGTCGAGCAGGCCCTGCAGGTCGAACGGCGGGCGGGCCGGGAGGTGCACGTGCAGCCAACCGTCGTCGGCGGTCGGCGCGCCGTCGTTGCGGCCGTCGGTCCGGCGGGCTCGGAGCTGGGAGGGGGTGAGGGCGAAGACCTCGCGGACGGTGTCGTTGAACTGCCGCACGCTGGTGAAGCCGGACGCGAACGCCACGTCGGCCACCGGCAGGTCCGACGACGTCAGCAGCGTCCGGGCGGTCTGGGCACGGTGCGCCCGGCTGAGCGCCTTCGGCCCGGCCCCGAGCTCCTCGGTCAGGATCCGGTTGAGCTGCCGCTCCGAGTAGCCGACGCGCGCGGCGAGGCCGGGCACGCCCTCGCGTTCGACGACACCGTCGAGGACGAGTCGGACGGCGCGACCGGCGACGTCCTCGCGGAGGTCCCACTCGGGGCTGCCCGGGGTCGCCTCCGGCAGGCAGCGCTTGCAGGCGCGGAAGCCGGCGAGGTGCGCGGCGGCGCTGGTGCGGTAGAAGGTGACACCCTCGGCGCGCGGGGTGCGGGCGGGGCAGCTCGGACGGCAGTAGATGCCGGTGGAGTGCACGGCGGTGACGAACTGCCCGTCGAACCGGGCGTCGCGCGACGCGACCGCCCGGTGGCGCTCGGCGTGCTGCACGTCGGGCTGCGGCTCGGTGCGGGGTACGGGGATCGTCACGCCGTCAGCCTGGCACGGGCCGCCGACAGCCACTGGCGGGAATCGGACACGGCAGTGGGGGTGGTCGCTGCCCGTCGGTCGGCGGGGGCGTCGAGACGACGGCGTCGCGTCGAGACGCACCAACCGCGTCGAGACGCCGCGAGATCCGGCGGCGTCTCGCGGCCCGCGTGGCGTCCCGAACACACGCCGGCGTCTCGCACACACGCCGGCGTCTCGCACACACGCCGGCGTCTCGGGTCCGCTCCAGCGTCTCGGGTCCGCCCCGATCCCACGCAGCCGGCCGGGAGGCACGACTACCGTGAGTGCCGTGACCTCCGTCGACGACGTGGCCGGCCCCGGCGACCTGCCCTTCCGCACGGACGTCGAGGTCGCGATGCTGCTCGTCTCTCCGCGCCACCGGTACGAGGGGCGTCCGGCGGACGGTGCGCTGCCCGCCGAGGGTCCGGAGCTCCGCGACCAGATCGACCTCCGCGCGGGGCTCGGCATCGTCGGTGACCGCTACTTCGCCGCGCGGGCGCACGTGCACGCCACCGTGACGGTGATCGGGATCGAGGGGCTCGACGCCGTCGCCGGTGCGGTGGGCGCCGCGATCGACCCCGCTGCCACCCGGCGGAACGTCTTCCTGCGCGGGGCCGACGTCGAGGCGCTCCGGGGCGAGCCGTTCTCGCTCGAGAGCCCCGGCTCCGGCGGCCCGGTGCGCTTCCACGGGTACCGGCCGGCGAACCCCTGCGCGTGGATGGACCACGAGTTGGCGCCGGGCGCGTTCCGGGCGATGCGGGGACGCGGCGGCGTGCGGTGCGACCCGGAGTCGGACGGCGTGCTCGCCCTCGGGCCCGCGGTGCTCCGCACGGCACGCCCGGTCGCGCTCTGACGGGAGCGGCGCGGTCATCCGCTGCGGGAGACC from Curtobacterium sp. SGAir0471 encodes:
- a CDS encoding LysR family transcriptional regulator ArgP, producing MLRLQRDHLETLLAAVDHGTLDAAARALAITPSAVSQRIKAMEQQLGRVLLQRTTPVVPTADGEVVLRHARQARLLEDETARALGAVGDADGPAVPSIPLAVNADTLGTWFLDALALVRVDTEVVFDLHREDQDRTAELLRAGTVMAAVTAEADPVQGCSSVPLGVDRYRAVASPAFVDRYLAGAVSERQMTTRLDAVPLVDYDRDDDLQQGYLRRVLGHAPRGPRHFVPTSADFARAVSLGFGWGMLPEAQCLEGLGSGALVELTPGRRADVALWWQRWNLASPLLERVTEAVRATARERLHQPG
- a CDS encoding alpha/beta fold hydrolase — its product is MPADQHAPPGQPQRDPGHLDRTVVSADGTALAVAESGSGPALVLVGGAWDHHGSPASDRIVAALRDRYRVVTYDRRGRGASGDTAPWSVEREVEDLAAVTASIGGPADAVGWCVGAGVVLRGLAAGVPFGRAVLWEPPYRASVDPQGDDVLFADFLDGHVAAGRRAQAVRAFLSRVLGVPIPYITAARLKPGLWRSLLADAHVLARDVRVLNGLSVPERVAASVGVPVLVASGDGGPEWMRQASVALAEAVPGSRHLVVPGQGHVPEPRVLRHLVDRFVGMPTEE
- a CDS encoding TetR/AcrR family transcriptional regulator, which codes for MRADARRNLDALVDAARQVFAEQGVDAPAKVIADLAGVGVGTLYRHFPQRSDLVVAVFQQAVEECADAAVDLADHHAPDEALALWLQRFTGFVATKRGLAAALQSGDPAFEGLHPWFIGRLGGALTGLLDAASAAGTIRSDLDATQLLRAVADLCHGAPTTEQSQQLVGVLVDGLRWRATV
- a CDS encoding APC family permease, which produces MATPLRIKSIEASLADSEEKGRSLKRSLKTFDIAAMGIAVAVGAGIFSVGANAAANFAGPSVIISFLLAAVTCGLAIMCYAEFASTIPVAGSAYTFTYATMGELLAWIVGWDLILETLTASAVIAKYWGIYLSTAFGVFGIDLPDTIQLGPIGFTWGPVLIVGVFTLLLAFGTRLSSRVSAVITIIKVAIVVFVIVAGAFFVKAANFAPFVPPAEPSKGAEGGVLTQSLVSFVTGQAPAQYGVFGLLAAASLVFFAFIGFDVVATSAEETENPQKTLPRGIFIGLGIVTLLYIGVSIVITGMVSYQRLADEEAPSLASAFDIVGLPWAAGIIAIGSLIGLTTVVMVLLLGLSRIVFSMSRDGLLPRWFSKTNPKTQTPVRVQVVAGVVVAFIAGFTAVERLEGMINIGTLSAFVLVSIGIVVLRKTRPDAPRAFRVPWVPVLPILSAVLCFWLMLNLEVETWLRFIAWLAIGFAIYFGYSRRHSRVGKGLQ
- a CDS encoding aldo/keto reductase — its product is MQYRTLGRTGIQVSPFALGAMMLGTDGRIGNGDEQDSIRIVHRALDAGINIIDTADRYSQGGSEVLVGKAIKGRRDDVVLATKFNGPMGDDPNRRGNSRRWITTAVEDSLRRLQTDHIDLYQAHRPDDTVDLEETLSALTDLVRSGKVRAIGSSDFPASMQVEAQWTSERRGLERFRSEQPTYSILSRGIEREVLPVAQRYGMGALVWSPLAGGMLTGRFRRGQQNDLSRAGMFRHDQDDRRIDAVEQVVALAEETGIPTTHLALAFAIAHPGVTSALIGPRSVEQLDDLLAAADVALSDEVLDRIDAIVPPGTDVTRLDQQYQPPALLRPELRRRPVAERSAA
- a CDS encoding glycosyltransferase family 2 protein; this encodes MSAPTDVRRSRPDASAPQYHRSAPPQSPDVAQLVEQPLPQQLTPRDRERARRRRQTEQVPHVRPRSESRAHSPVMVLIVLVATLGVMAYAVFLLDPANRGDFLPYGLVIVAESVLVGQALLSMWTILSGGADPRDFAFHHTQDTLFDRDTIERDGLADQPHRWPMHVRGRRVVVDVFITVYGEELSKIAATVRAAVAMRGEHRTWVLDDGRSDEVQALAAQLGARYVRRLSSHGAKAGNINHALTLAKGDYYAVFDADFVPEPEFLFETVPFFADDTIAFVQTPQTYGNLHNLVSRGAGYMQTVFYKFIQPGRNRFNAAFCVGTNVIFRRSAIDDIGGMHTDSKSEDVWTSLMLHERGWKSVFIPMTLAVGDAPETIEGFTKQQLRWATGGFEILLTHFPFNPKHRLTMDQRLQYLVTASFYLTGIVPGLLLLVPPLEIFFDLRPMNLSIGAGEWVLFYLGFYLMQVVLAFYALGSFRYETLLLAAVSFPIYASALWNVLCGKEQAWHVTGANRGRTPSPFNFIVPQVLVFVFLALTSVVAVWRDTGNGQFTLATAWNITNTLVFAAFIVAAFREQARNRVADRQRGRVEPVRPAALLAQAPANPVRTTVVRPDTLEPQRAAIAGVAMQMQDGTRA
- a CDS encoding LysE/ArgO family amino acid transporter, with translation MTALLPLLAGLGTGLALIVAIGVQNAYLLRLAVSAPVRVVAAAVAVCAVSDAVLIVAGVLGVGAVVERFPVALVVVRFVGAAFLVVYGVLAARRALRPTGAAMAVEQDAADDGVVVPTTAARSTVARAGAAHGTAGAAGRGAEEPPGRGSTPATRTAAARAVPTLGAAVATMLVFTWANPHVYLDTLVFLGSVANQQGVDDRWWWTVGAVAASCLWFGALGFGGRLLRPLFAKPLTWRVFDGLVAVVMLSFGVALAVGA